Proteins encoded by one window of Arabidopsis thaliana chromosome 2, partial sequence:
- the GT13 gene encoding galactosyltransferase 13 (galactosyltransferase 13 (GT13); FUNCTIONS IN: catalytic activity; INVOLVED IN: biological_process unknown; LOCATED IN: membrane; CONTAINS InterPro DOMAIN/s: Exostosin-like (InterPro:IPR004263); BEST Arabidopsis thaliana protein match is: Exostosin family protein (TAIR:AT2G32750.1); Has 586 Blast hits to 585 proteins in 27 species: Archae - 0; Bacteria - 0; Metazoa - 6; Fungi - 4; Plants - 557; Viruses - 0; Other Eukaryotes - 19 (source: NCBI BLink).), whose product MDKFNPKKEKTVKKRALKVLTEISPTPLFSMLFLLHISQIATYLSLSDKETLNITVKTKQGGTDTCAGRYVYMHNLPSRFNEDLIKSCEAYIELRNKCKYLINSGFGPRILEEDHNHTTRVLTIETGSWYYTNQFMLEVIFREKMRHYECLTNDSSLSSVVFVPFYAGFDVRRFWGYNVKLRDELGEDLAQWLRERPEWRKMYGRDHFFVTGRVGRDFRRVTDQDSDWGNKLMRLPEFENITMLSIETNSRSNEFAVPYPTYFHPKSRTEVKRWQRQVTMMQRRYLFSFVGANRPKMEESIRGEIIRQCLASQGRCKFLDCDTSSKDCSDPVKVVEVFQDSVFCLQPPGDTPTRRSTFDSILAGCIPVFFSVDSVYNQYKWYFPKDRTKYSVYIAEEGVKKGKVSIEKLLANVSEEKISRMRNEVEKIIPKIIYTKPGEVGPEKIEDAFEIAVARVLERVSLFKMTRI is encoded by the coding sequence ACCAACACCTTTGTTCTCCATGCTCTTTCTGCTTCACATCAGTCAAATTGCAacctatctctctctttccgacaaagaaaccctaaatatcACTGTGAAAACTAAACAAGGTGGAACAGATACTTGTGCCGGAAGATACGTGTATATGCACAATCTTCCAAGCAGATTCAACGAAGATCTGATCAAGAGCTGTGAGGCATACATCGAATTACGAAACAAATGTAAGTACCTTATTAACTCTGGCTTCGGTCCACGTATCTTGGAGGAAGATCATAACCATACCACTCGAGTCTTAACCATCGAGACCGGTTCTTGGTACTACACAAACCAATTCATGCTTGAGGTTATCTTCCGAGAGAAAATGAGACACTACGAGTGTTTGACCAACGATTCTTCCCTTTCTTCCGTGGTTTTCGTCCCGTTTTATGCTGGATTCGATGTGAGACGCTTTTGGGGATACAACGTTAAGCTGAGAGACGAACTTGGTGAAGATCTAGCTCAATGGCTTAGGGAGAGACCAGAGTGGAGGAAAATGTATGGACGAGATCATTTCTTTGTCACGGGACGGGTTGGTAGAGATTTCAGGAGGGTTACAGATCAAGATTCGGATTGGGGAAACAAACTGATGCGGTTGCCTGAATTCGAGAACATAACTATGTTATCCATTGAGACAAATTCTAGGAGTAACGAGTTTGCGGTTCCTTATCCAACTTATTTCCATCCAAAGAGCCGAACCGAGGTTAAGAGATGGCAGAGGCAAGTGACGATGATGCAGAGACGATACTTGTTCTCGTTTGTCGGAGCTAATCGGCCAAAAATGGAGGAATCTATTAGAGGTGAGATTATAAGACAGTGCCTTGCATCACAAGGAAGATGCAAATTTCTTGATTGTGACACATCGAGTAAAGACTGTAGTGATCCGGTTAAGGTAGTGGAAGTTTTTCAAGATTCGGTTTTCTGTTTACAACCACCAGGAGATACACCTACTCGGAGATCAACATTTGATTCGATTTTAGCCGGTTGTATACCGGTTTTCTTTAGCGTTGATTCGGTCTATAACCAGTACAAGTGGTATTTTCCAAAAGATCGTACCAAGTACTCGGTTTACATCGCGGAGGAAGGTGTGAAAAAGGGGAAGGTTAGTATTGAGAAGTTATTGGCTAATGTTAGTGAAGAGAAGATTTCAAGGATGAGAAATGAGGTTGAGAAGATTATACCAAAgataatttatacaaaaccgGGGGAGGTTGGACCGGAAAAGATTGAAGATGCATTTGAAATTGCAGTGGCTAGGGTGCTTGAGAGAGTGTCATTGTTCAAGATGACACGGATCTAG
- a CDS encoding Exostosin family protein produces the protein MKMMKPVPKLWVVISSAFVFCLLVLFQINKSDLIEANLQITHQVNNFLISFVASSNNQILNHTKHANESDGIRAKQLEEEETDTCAGRYIYMYNLPSTFNDDIIKECRPLIKWFDMCPFMVNSGLGPQILVSDKTTARVLTVKTGSWYSTNQFLLSVIFRERMKHYECLTNNSSLASAIYVPYYAGFDVSRHLWGYNVTVRDELAIKLAQWLRERPEWGKMYGRDHFFVTGRIGWDFRRFHDEDSDWGSKLMLLPEFSNLTMLGIETTAWANEFAIPYPTYFHPKSLTEIWRWQKKVKSVKRKYLFSFVGGPRPKLDGSIRGEIIKQCLASHGKCNFLNCFVNDCDNPVKIMKVFENSVFCLQPSGDSYTRRSIFDSILAGCIPVFFSPGSGYNQYIWYFPKDYTKYSVYIPENEMRNGTVSLKNILGMIAKERILRMRKEVVKIIPKIIYNKPGFGPEKIEDAFDIAVDRMLERVAMVKRMMEEGKDVQSQYYSQTKDLKKLEIIHEKTA, from the coding sequence atgaagatgatgaaaccaGTTCCAAAGCTTTGGGTTGTCATCTCAAGTGCCTTTGTGTTCTGTCTTTTAGTTCTGTTTCAAATCAATAAATCAGATTTGATCGAAGCAAATCTCCAAATCACTCATCAAGTTAACAACTTCCTCATCTCCTTCGTTGCTTcttcaaataatcaaatcctaaatcACACCAAACATGCGAATGAGAGTGATGGAATCAGAGCGAAACagcttgaggaagaagaaacggaTACTTGCGCCGGAAGATACATCTACATGTACAATCTTCCAAGCACATTCAACGACGACATCATCAAAGAATGTCGTCCACTCATCAAATGGTTCGATATGTGTCCATTCATGGTCAATTCCGGGCTCGGTCCACAGATTTTGGTCTCCGATAAAACCACAGCTCGAGTCTTAACCGTGAAAACCGGTTCTTGGTACTCAACGAACCAATTCTTGCTTTCGGTTATCTTCCGAGAGAGGATGAAACACTACGAGTGTTTGACCAACAACTCTTCTCTAGCCTCAGCGATCTATGTCCCATACTACGCAGGATTTGATGTGAGCCGTCACCTCTGGGGATACAACGTGACGGTTAGAGACGAATTGGCGATAAAGCTGGCACAATGGCTGAGAGAGAGACCTGAATGGGGGAAGATGTACGGCCGAGATCACTTCTTTGTGACCGGACGGATTGGTTGGGATTTCAGGAGGTTTCACGATGAAGATTCAGATTGGGGAAGCAAACTGATGCTATTACCTGAATTCTCGAATCTGACAATGTTAGGTATCGAAACGACTGCTTGGGCTAACGAATTTGCGATTCCTTATCCTACTTATTTCCATCCAAAGAGCTTAACAGAGATTTGGAGATGgcagaagaaagtgaagagtGTGAAGAGGAAGTATTTGTTTTCGTTTGTTGGAGGTCCAAGACCTAAATTGGATGGATCTATTAGGGGAGAGATTATAAAGCAGTGCCTTGCATCTCACGGTAAATGCAACTTTCTTAACTGCTTTGTTAATGACTGCGATAATCCGGTTAAGATAATGAAGGTGTTTGAAAATTCTGTCTTCTGTTTACAACCTTCGGGAGATTCGTACACTCGGAGATCGATATTCGATTCGATTCTGGCGGGTTGTATACCGGTTTTCTTCAGCCCAGGTTCGGGTTACAACCAATATATTTGGTATTTTCCAAAGGATTATACCAAGTACTCGGTTTACATACCAGAGAATGAAATGAGAAATGGAACGGTTAGTCTCAAGAATATTTTGGGTATGATCGCTAAGGAGAGGATTTTGAGGATGAGAAAAGAGGTTGTGAAGATTataccaaaaatcatatataataaaccaGGGTTTGGACCGGAGAAGATTGAAGATGCGTTTGACATTGCAGTGGATAGGATGCTTGAGAGGGTAGCAATGGTTAAGAGGATGATGGAAGAAGGGAAAGATGTTCAAAGTCAGTATTATTCACAGACAAAGGATTTGAAAAAACTTGAgattatacatgaaaaaactGCTTAA
- a CDS encoding Exostosin family protein (Exostosin family protein; FUNCTIONS IN: catalytic activity; INVOLVED IN: biological_process unknown; LOCATED IN: endomembrane system, membrane; EXPRESSED IN: flower; EXPRESSED DURING: petal differentiation and expansion stage; CONTAINS InterPro DOMAIN/s: Exostosin-like (InterPro:IPR004263); BEST Arabidopsis thaliana protein match is: galactosyltransferase 13 (TAIR:AT2G32740.1); Has 675 Blast hits to 673 proteins in 35 species: Archae - 0; Bacteria - 0; Metazoa - 6; Fungi - 4; Plants - 651; Viruses - 0; Other Eukaryotes - 14 (source: NCBI BLink).) — protein sequence MMKPVPKLWVVISSAFVFCLLVLFQINKSDLIEANLQITHQVNNFLISFVASSNNQILNHTKHANESDGIRAKQLEEEETDTCAGRYIYMYNLPSTFNDDIIKECRPLIKWFDMCPFMVNSGLGPQILVSDKTTARVLTVKTGSWYSTNQFLLSVIFRERMKHYECLTNNSSLASAIYVPYYAGFDVSRHLWGYNVTVRDELAIKLAQWLRERPEWGKMYGRDHFFVTGRIGWDFRRFHDEDSDWGSKLMLLPEFSNLTMLGIETTAWANEFAIPYPTYFHPKSLTEIWRWQKKVKSVKRKYLFSFVGGPRPKLDGSIRGEIIKQCLASHGKCNFLNCFVNDCDNPVKIMKVFENSVFCLQPSGDSYTRRSIFDSILAGCIPVFFSPGSGYNQYIWYFPKDYTKYSVYIPENEMRNGTVSLKNILGMIAKERILRMRKEVVKIIPKIIYNKPGFGPEKIEDAFDIAVDRMLERVAMVKRMMEEGKDVQSQYYSQTKDLKKLEIIHEKTA from the coding sequence atgatgaaaccaGTTCCAAAGCTTTGGGTTGTCATCTCAAGTGCCTTTGTGTTCTGTCTTTTAGTTCTGTTTCAAATCAATAAATCAGATTTGATCGAAGCAAATCTCCAAATCACTCATCAAGTTAACAACTTCCTCATCTCCTTCGTTGCTTcttcaaataatcaaatcctaaatcACACCAAACATGCGAATGAGAGTGATGGAATCAGAGCGAAACagcttgaggaagaagaaacggaTACTTGCGCCGGAAGATACATCTACATGTACAATCTTCCAAGCACATTCAACGACGACATCATCAAAGAATGTCGTCCACTCATCAAATGGTTCGATATGTGTCCATTCATGGTCAATTCCGGGCTCGGTCCACAGATTTTGGTCTCCGATAAAACCACAGCTCGAGTCTTAACCGTGAAAACCGGTTCTTGGTACTCAACGAACCAATTCTTGCTTTCGGTTATCTTCCGAGAGAGGATGAAACACTACGAGTGTTTGACCAACAACTCTTCTCTAGCCTCAGCGATCTATGTCCCATACTACGCAGGATTTGATGTGAGCCGTCACCTCTGGGGATACAACGTGACGGTTAGAGACGAATTGGCGATAAAGCTGGCACAATGGCTGAGAGAGAGACCTGAATGGGGGAAGATGTACGGCCGAGATCACTTCTTTGTGACCGGACGGATTGGTTGGGATTTCAGGAGGTTTCACGATGAAGATTCAGATTGGGGAAGCAAACTGATGCTATTACCTGAATTCTCGAATCTGACAATGTTAGGTATCGAAACGACTGCTTGGGCTAACGAATTTGCGATTCCTTATCCTACTTATTTCCATCCAAAGAGCTTAACAGAGATTTGGAGATGgcagaagaaagtgaagagtGTGAAGAGGAAGTATTTGTTTTCGTTTGTTGGAGGTCCAAGACCTAAATTGGATGGATCTATTAGGGGAGAGATTATAAAGCAGTGCCTTGCATCTCACGGTAAATGCAACTTTCTTAACTGCTTTGTTAATGACTGCGATAATCCGGTTAAGATAATGAAGGTGTTTGAAAATTCTGTCTTCTGTTTACAACCTTCGGGAGATTCGTACACTCGGAGATCGATATTCGATTCGATTCTGGCGGGTTGTATACCGGTTTTCTTCAGCCCAGGTTCGGGTTACAACCAATATATTTGGTATTTTCCAAAGGATTATACCAAGTACTCGGTTTACATACCAGAGAATGAAATGAGAAATGGAACGGTTAGTCTCAAGAATATTTTGGGTATGATCGCTAAGGAGAGGATTTTGAGGATGAGAAAAGAGGTTGTGAAGATTataccaaaaatcatatataataaaccaGGGTTTGGACCGGAGAAGATTGAAGATGCGTTTGACATTGCAGTGGATAGGATGCTTGAGAGGGTAGCAATGGTTAAGAGGATGATGGAAGAAGGGAAAGATGTTCAAAGTCAGTATTATTCACAGACAAAGGATTTGAAAAAACTTGAgattatacatgaaaaaactGCTTAA
- a CDS encoding UV radiation resistance-associated protein (unknown protein; Has 229 Blast hits to 229 proteins in 104 species: Archae - 0; Bacteria - 2; Metazoa - 79; Fungi - 90; Plants - 49; Viruses - 0; Other Eukaryotes - 9 (source: NCBI BLink).): protein MERVSERSLSENLRRSDREDGKIIEWEEFDHELTRLWSLSSAMKLATERKQILQPKLESLIQVSTESLRRTNELEEMRQRLEARKLLVDKTSVACKVTEQDVKKKEENLSTEVRSLLVGGTTLSIAKSKLQESNCQLEGESGYAHLKIVTNKLRKRQQFMVSQVSFIYPLKIEAGPSQDQELESFPGGSRLGTKPLSQGSVRILGLPFSMAPFTKMSFFTDKKEVQKSATALGYVAHAVSLIAPYLRVPIRYPLCLGGSKTYIRDYAPYIEPSPSDMSPITTLSQNINFVEFPLFLDGQDTTRAAYAVFLLNKNIEQLLNFVGENSLGPRQVLANLKELIRIIQSPDYIDYL, encoded by the exons ATGGAAAGAGTATCAGAGCGAAGTTTGTCAGAAAATTTGAGAAGAAGCGATCGAGAAGATGGGAAGATTATAGAATGGGAAGAATTCGACCATGAGCTTACGAGGTTATGGAGTCTTTCTTCTGCTATGAAATTAGCCACAGAGAGGAAACAAATCCTGCAACCGAAACTTGAGTCTCTTATTCAG GTTAGTACTGAATCATTGAGACGCACTAATGAACTTGAAGAAATGCGTCAGAGGCTTGAAGCAAGAAAATTGTTGGTGGACAAGACATCAGTTGCTTGCAAAGTTACTGAGCAGgatgttaaaaagaaagaggagaatCTTAGTACAGAAGTGAGGTCTTTGCTAGTAGGCGGAACAACTCTTTCGATCGCTAAAAGCAAATTGCAG GAATCAAACTGCCAACTAGAAGGAGAAAGTGGTTATGCACATTTAAAGATTGTAACGAATAAGCTGAGAAAGAGGCAGCAGTTCATGGTATCTCAAGTTTCATTTATCTATCCCTTGAAGATTGAAGCTGGACCTTCACAAGACCAAGAACTGGAATCATTTCCTGGTGGCAGTAGATTAG GAACTAAGCCTCTGAGTCAAGGATCTGTGAGAATTCTGGGGTTGCCTTTTAGTATGGCCCCGTTTACAAAGATGAGCTTCTTCACCGACAAGAAAGAAGTTCAGAAGTCTGCAACTGCCCTAGGATATGTAGCCCAT GCCGTGTCACTAATAGCTCCTTACTTGAGAGTGCCAATTCGTTATCCTTTGTGCCTGGGGGGTTCCAAAACATACATTCGAGACTATGCACCTTACATTGAGCCTTCACCATCAGACATGTCTCCGATTACCACGCTTTCCCAAAATATTAACTTTGTAgagtttcctctgtttctggaTGGTCAAGATACAACACGAGCTGCCTATGCTGTCTTCTTACTAAACAAG AACATCGAGCAACTCTTGAACTTTGTGGGGGAAAATAGTCTAGGACCACGTCAGGTTCTAGCAAACCTGAAGGAGCTAATTCGAATCATCCAATCTCCAGATTATATCGATTATttatga
- a CDS encoding UV radiation resistance-associated protein (unknown protein; Has 35333 Blast hits to 34131 proteins in 2444 species: Archae - 798; Bacteria - 22429; Metazoa - 974; Fungi - 991; Plants - 531; Viruses - 0; Other Eukaryotes - 9610 (source: NCBI BLink).) encodes MRQRLEARKLLVDKTSVACKVTEQDVKKKEENLSTEVRSLLVGGTTLSIAKSKLQESNCQLEGESGYAHLKIVTNKLRKRQQFMVSQVSFIYPLKIEAGPSQDQELESFPGGSRLGTKPLSQGSVRILGLPFSMAPFTKMSFFTDKKEVQKSATALGYVAHAVSLIAPYLRVPIRYPLCLGGSKTYIRDYAPYIEPSPSDMSPITTLSQNINFVEFPLFLDGQDTTRAAYAVFLLNKNIEQLLNFVGENSLGPRQVLANLKELIRIIQSPDYIDYL; translated from the exons ATGCGTCAGAGGCTTGAAGCAAGAAAATTGTTGGTGGACAAGACATCAGTTGCTTGCAAAGTTACTGAGCAGgatgttaaaaagaaagaggagaatCTTAGTACAGAAGTGAGGTCTTTGCTAGTAGGCGGAACAACTCTTTCGATCGCTAAAAGCAAATTGCAG GAATCAAACTGCCAACTAGAAGGAGAAAGTGGTTATGCACATTTAAAGATTGTAACGAATAAGCTGAGAAAGAGGCAGCAGTTCATGGTATCTCAAGTTTCATTTATCTATCCCTTGAAGATTGAAGCTGGACCTTCACAAGACCAAGAACTGGAATCATTTCCTGGTGGCAGTAGATTAG GAACTAAGCCTCTGAGTCAAGGATCTGTGAGAATTCTGGGGTTGCCTTTTAGTATGGCCCCGTTTACAAAGATGAGCTTCTTCACCGACAAGAAAGAAGTTCAGAAGTCTGCAACTGCCCTAGGATATGTAGCCCAT GCCGTGTCACTAATAGCTCCTTACTTGAGAGTGCCAATTCGTTATCCTTTGTGCCTGGGGGGTTCCAAAACATACATTCGAGACTATGCACCTTACATTGAGCCTTCACCATCAGACATGTCTCCGATTACCACGCTTTCCCAAAATATTAACTTTGTAgagtttcctctgtttctggaTGGTCAAGATACAACACGAGCTGCCTATGCTGTCTTCTTACTAAACAAG AACATCGAGCAACTCTTGAACTTTGTGGGGGAAAATAGTCTAGGACCACGTCAGGTTCTAGCAAACCTGAAGGAGCTAATTCGAATCATCCAATCTCCAGATTATATCGATTATttatga
- the SUMO5 gene encoding small ubiquitinrelated modifier 5 (small ubiquitinrelated modifier 5 (SUMO5); FUNCTIONS IN: protein tag; LOCATED IN: chloroplast; EXPRESSED IN: 18 plant structures; EXPRESSED DURING: 13 growth stages; CONTAINS InterPro DOMAIN/s: Ubiquitin (InterPro:IPR000626), Ubiquitin supergroup (InterPro:IPR019955); BEST Arabidopsis thaliana protein match is: small ubiquitin-like modifier 2 (TAIR:AT5G55160.1); Has 967 Blast hits to 966 proteins in 223 species: Archae - 0; Bacteria - 0; Metazoa - 573; Fungi - 118; Plants - 165; Viruses - 1; Other Eukaryotes - 110 (source: NCBI BLink).) yields the protein MVSSTDTISASFVSKKSRSPETSPHMKVTLKVKNQQGAEDLYKIGTHAHLKKLMSAYCTKRNLDYSSVRFVYNGREIKARQTPAQLHMEEEDEICMVMELGGGGPYTP from the exons ATGGTGAGTTCCACAGACACAATCTCTGCTTCATTTGTATCAAAGAAGTCTCGATCTCCTGAAACATCACCCCATATGAAAGTCACTCTCAAGGTCAAGAACCAACAGGGAGCAGAGGATTTGTATAAAATTGGAACTCATGCACATCTAAAGAAACTAATGAGTGCTTACTGTACGAAGAGAAACTTAGATTACAGTTCTGTCCGATTCGTCTACAATGGTAGAGAAATCAAAGCTCGACAGACTCCTGCTCAG CTGcacatggaagaagaagatgagatctGTATGGTCATGGAACTTGGTGGTGGCGGTCCTTACACTCCTTGA